In Deferribacter desulfuricans SSM1, the following are encoded in one genomic region:
- the pgsA gene encoding CDP-diacylglycerol--glycerol-3-phosphate 3-phosphatidyltransferase has product MDSNKNFNIANQLTFLRLIIVPIFLIFLFIDKRYSNIVAAFLFIIASFTDFIDGYIARKYNLVTNLGKIIDPIADKILVASALVGLVELKRIPAWIVIILLSREFAVGALRNFASTKGVVIPAGMSGKIKTTLQMISISMIIYKEKLLGVDMYYLGKILLYISVIISVLSLIDYFYKYFKKGNQN; this is encoded by the coding sequence ATGGACTCAAATAAGAACTTTAATATTGCAAATCAACTGACTTTTTTAAGGTTAATTATTGTACCTATATTTTTAATTTTCTTATTTATAGATAAAAGATATTCTAATATTGTTGCAGCTTTTTTGTTTATTATTGCTTCTTTTACAGATTTTATAGATGGTTATATTGCTAGGAAGTATAATCTTGTTACTAATTTGGGTAAAATTATTGATCCAATTGCGGATAAAATATTAGTGGCTTCAGCTTTAGTTGGGTTAGTGGAGCTTAAGAGGATACCTGCGTGGATAGTAATTATTTTACTTTCTAGAGAATTTGCTGTAGGAGCATTAAGAAATTTCGCTTCAACAAAAGGGGTTGTCATACCAGCAGGTATGAGTGGAAAGATAAAAACTACACTTCAAATGATTAGTATTTCTATGATTATATACAAAGAAAAATTGTTAGGGGTTGATATGTATTATTTGGGTAAAATTTTACTCTATATTTCAGTAATTATTTCAGTTTTATCATTAATCGATTATTTTTATAAGTATTTTAAAAAAGGTAACCAAAATTGA
- a CDS encoding DUF362 domain-containing protein: MNVTIEKVSDYDVEKLKDFFLNSLTKSRKFKNQKKVLLKPNLLQASPPDKAITTHPLFIKGVVLALLELDSSIEILIGDSPGANFINYNRVLERTGMLDIINEFNISPVKIEEYPPKIYNGLLLSSIVEHVDCIINLAKLKTHSLTGLTLCVKNLFGLIPGNYKVKYHKDYPVNKELGVNIAKIYEFLKNKTISFIDGILAHEGEGPSRGRANKLGIVGFSDDAEVLDMAITKLLGLPPEFCKTNIYFIDKVDNIEDCLPQNLKINGIKLPISTKIDFLPNWLKKFVADSIKVKPEIMKSDCIKCYLCYKSCPVEAISLDNDKFPVVNKNDCIECYCCYEVCESDAIRLKRSLLHRLYVR; the protein is encoded by the coding sequence TTGAATGTAACAATTGAGAAAGTTTCTGATTATGATGTAGAAAAACTTAAAGATTTTTTTTTAAACAGTTTAACTAAAAGTAGAAAATTTAAAAATCAAAAAAAAGTTTTACTCAAACCAAATTTATTACAGGCTTCTCCCCCAGATAAAGCTATAACTACACATCCACTTTTTATAAAAGGGGTTGTGTTGGCTTTATTAGAATTGGATAGTAGTATTGAAATTTTGATAGGGGATAGTCCTGGAGCAAATTTTATTAATTACAACAGGGTATTAGAAAGAACAGGAATGTTAGATATTATAAATGAATTTAATATTTCCCCTGTTAAGATAGAGGAATACCCCCCTAAAATTTATAACGGTTTATTGTTAAGTTCCATTGTAGAACATGTTGATTGTATTATTAACCTTGCAAAATTAAAAACGCATTCTCTAACTGGATTAACATTATGTGTTAAAAATCTATTTGGATTGATCCCAGGTAATTATAAAGTAAAATATCATAAAGATTATCCAGTCAACAAAGAGCTAGGTGTAAATATTGCAAAAATTTATGAATTTTTAAAAAATAAAACTATTTCTTTTATTGATGGTATATTGGCTCATGAAGGTGAAGGGCCATCAAGAGGTAGAGCTAATAAATTGGGTATAGTTGGTTTTTCTGATGATGCAGAAGTTTTAGATATGGCGATCACAAAATTATTAGGACTGCCCCCTGAATTTTGTAAAACTAATATTTATTTTATTGATAAAGTTGATAATATTGAAGATTGTTTACCTCAAAATCTTAAAATTAATGGGATTAAACTGCCTATTTCTACAAAAATTGATTTTCTACCAAATTGGTTGAAGAAATTTGTAGCTGATAGTATAAAAGTTAAACCAGAAATAATGAAAAGTGATTGTATTAAATGTTATTTATGCTATAAGTCTTGTCCAGTTGAGGCTATTAGTTTAGATAATGATAAATTTCCAGTTGTAAATAAAAATGACTGTATTGAATGTTACTGTTGTTATGAGGTTTGTGAATCTGATGCCATTAGACTTAAAAGATCGTTATTACACAGGTTGTATGTGAGATGA
- the plsY gene encoding glycerol-3-phosphate 1-O-acyltransferase PlsY yields MSVLLVIISYLIGSIPTAYLVVKLVKGVDIREVGSGNVGATNAGRVLGFYGFLIVFLIDMLKGFLPVYIAKTIYGDVFIIYLVALATIFGHTFTIFLNFKGGKGVATGVGVYLALSPYNLLYAFIAFIVVVALFRMVSLGSIIAACVLAILIWVNEASIILKIFTTVLAIFVIYKHRENIKRILNGTEKKIGEKVNI; encoded by the coding sequence ATGAGTGTATTGTTAGTTATTATCTCATATTTGATAGGTTCTATACCCACTGCTTATCTTGTAGTTAAGCTTGTAAAAGGGGTTGATATAAGAGAAGTAGGTAGTGGTAATGTTGGTGCTACGAATGCTGGTAGAGTTTTAGGGTTTTATGGATTTTTGATAGTATTTTTGATAGATATGTTAAAGGGTTTTTTACCTGTGTATATTGCAAAAACAATATATGGTGATGTATTTATTATTTATCTTGTAGCTCTTGCAACCATTTTTGGACATACATTTACAATATTTTTAAACTTTAAAGGTGGAAAAGGTGTTGCAACAGGTGTAGGTGTTTATTTAGCTTTATCCCCTTACAATTTGCTTTATGCTTTTATAGCTTTTATCGTTGTGGTTGCTCTTTTTAGAATGGTTTCATTGGGCTCTATAATTGCTGCATGTGTATTGGCAATTTTGATATGGGTAAACGAAGCATCAATAATTTTAAAGATATTCACTACTGTCTTAGCAATATTTGTGATTTATAAACATAGAGAGAATATAAAAAGGATATTAAATGGTACAGAAAAGAAAATTGGGGAGAAGGTAAATATATGA
- the ribD gene encoding bifunctional diaminohydroxyphosphoribosylaminopyrimidine deaminase/5-amino-6-(5-phosphoribosylamino)uracil reductase RibD → MIKPHDIMKECVQLALLGKGYTKTNPIVGAIIVKDGKIIGRGYHEEYGKSHAEINAMNDAVEPLEGADLYVTLEPCSIHGKTPPCVDAIIENKIKRVFIGVVDPNPKIAGQGIIKLIEAGVEVFVGFDEELCASIIEDFTKGVLNQEPYYTLKLAQSLDGKIATKTGDSKWITSESSRVYVHYIRSVSDAILVGVNTVNRDNPRLDVRLIKAEVNPYKVVLDPFFEIDTNSFLCKNYSNKLILFVKDIKSKEKYDKLISEGVEIVKDESIGELFDLNFISKYLYSKNILNVLIEGGSETAGRFIDAGKVDKVLFFIAPKIIGGRDAVSSIKGDGVEKIQDAIEVKMAEVKHFDNDILISGKIKDYTEYVIKLTDKVRNRCLLGL, encoded by the coding sequence ATGATTAAACCTCACGATATTATGAAAGAGTGTGTTCAGTTGGCTTTGCTCGGTAAAGGTTATACCAAAACTAACCCTATAGTTGGTGCGATAATTGTAAAGGATGGTAAAATTATCGGACGTGGTTATCACGAGGAGTACGGAAAATCCCATGCAGAAATAAATGCTATGAATGATGCTGTAGAACCTTTGGAGGGTGCTGATTTATATGTTACTCTTGAGCCTTGTTCAATACATGGGAAAACGCCACCTTGTGTAGATGCAATTATAGAGAATAAAATAAAAAGGGTTTTTATAGGTGTTGTTGATCCAAATCCAAAGATTGCTGGACAAGGTATAATCAAACTTATAGAAGCTGGAGTAGAAGTTTTCGTTGGATTTGATGAAGAATTGTGTGCATCTATAATTGAAGACTTTACAAAGGGTGTTTTAAACCAAGAACCTTATTACACTTTAAAACTTGCTCAATCCTTAGATGGTAAAATTGCGACTAAAACCGGAGATTCTAAATGGATAACATCTGAATCATCAAGGGTATATGTCCATTATATAAGAAGTGTTTCAGATGCAATACTTGTTGGAGTAAATACTGTTAATAGAGATAATCCAAGATTGGATGTTAGACTGATTAAAGCTGAAGTTAATCCTTATAAAGTAGTTTTAGATCCTTTTTTTGAGATTGATACCAACAGTTTTTTATGCAAAAATTATTCTAATAAGTTAATATTATTTGTTAAAGATATTAAAAGTAAAGAAAAATATGATAAATTAATTTCAGAAGGTGTTGAGATTGTAAAAGATGAATCAATAGGTGAGTTGTTTGATTTAAATTTTATATCAAAGTATTTATATTCAAAAAATATTTTAAACGTTTTAATAGAAGGTGGGAGTGAAACTGCTGGTAGATTTATTGATGCTGGAAAAGTTGACAAAGTTTTATTTTTTATTGCACCTAAAATCATTGGAGGAAGAGATGCAGTTTCTTCTATAAAAGGGGATGGTGTGGAAAAGATTCAGGATGCTATAGAAGTGAAGATGGCTGAAGTTAAACATTTTGATAATGATATTTTGATAAGTGGAAAAATTAAGGATTATACTGAATATGTAATAAAATTAACTGATAAGGTTAGAAATAGATGTTTACTGGGATTGTAG
- a CDS encoding riboflavin synthase codes for MFTGIVEETGKVVFFQKKSDFAKIKIKCDTVLEKTQVGDSIAVNGVCLTVVDLDENSFSADISYESIERSTFKYCTTGWAVNLERALTLEKRLGGHLVQGHVDGIGKIVKIMEYKDAYKLQILYPSELDKYIAVKGSITIDGISLTVASEIAANTIEVAVIPHTFMVTNLKDKKSGDYVNIEVDVIARYLEKLLKKEKDTSKLYEDIQNLMSLEDY; via the coding sequence ATGTTTACTGGGATTGTAGAAGAGACTGGAAAAGTTGTATTTTTTCAGAAAAAGAGTGATTTTGCTAAAATAAAAATCAAATGCGATACTGTTTTAGAAAAAACACAGGTAGGTGATTCTATAGCTGTAAATGGTGTATGTTTAACAGTTGTTGATTTAGATGAAAACAGTTTTTCTGCTGATATATCTTATGAATCCATCGAAAGAAGTACATTTAAATATTGTACTACTGGTTGGGCCGTTAATCTTGAAAGGGCGTTGACGCTGGAAAAAAGACTTGGGGGTCATTTGGTTCAAGGTCATGTTGATGGGATAGGTAAGATAGTGAAGATAATGGAATATAAAGACGCCTATAAGTTGCAGATTTTATATCCATCGGAGTTAGATAAATATATAGCTGTAAAAGGCTCAATAACAATAGATGGGATTAGCCTTACTGTAGCCAGTGAAATTGCAGCTAATACAATAGAGGTTGCTGTTATTCCACATACTTTTATGGTTACCAATTTAAAAGATAAAAAGAGTGGTGATTATGTAAATATAGAAGTGGATGTAATAGCAAGATATTTGGAGAAGTTGTTGAAAAAAGAGAAAGATACTTCTAAATTATATGAAGATATACAAAATTTAATGTCACTGGAGGATTATTAA